A genome region from Glycine max cultivar Williams 82 chromosome 5, Glycine_max_v4.0, whole genome shotgun sequence includes the following:
- the LOC100819152 gene encoding UPF0481 protein At3g47200 has protein sequence MTETPHLSIKFTQLEKAKLIPQTSAPKIQRVAHYLRDRKHFAKHYSPRLVSIGPIHHGAKNLLLGEKYKLMWTARYLERTNQDAQTLYQKIASNIKQLKELFAEDVIADFPDDEKLSWMLLVDGCSLLQILEKGKLDYPEEMNVKVDQLVLVWQDVLLLENQLPYQVLKLLTGPENEAMLLNIMKEFLKCHHLSPVRPNHRAKTQDMDKDITKQEDRAFTEEGCTSVCTKNESTLQGEHRVEIPQEPPIHLLDQLRRTVIHDPQKNHQDHRKKDTTSKKKKCKQNKKNEDSDIITYRNIKELRAAGISLKKSNSRRIKDTSFSCGWLYAELKLPEITVDDTTAPSFLNLIAYEMCPDFTNNYEICSFVAFIDSLIDNPDDVKELRKAGILLNMLGSDEEVANLFNTISADLVPNMEGYSHVRPQIERHYRNKCKTWIALGSHTYFSNPWAIIAFHAAVLAIVLTFIQTWYAIHPAHAG, from the exons ATGACTGAAACACCACACCTCAGCATAAAGTTTACCCAACTAGAAAAAGCAAAGCTAATACCACAAACTTCAGCCCCAAAGATACAAAGGGTAGCACATTATCTCCGAGATCGAAAACATTTTGCCAAGCATTACTCACCCAGGTTGGTGTCAATTGGTCCAATCCATCATGGTGCAAAGAACCTACTGCTGGGAGAAAAATACAAGCTTATGTGGACAGCAAGGTATCTCGAACGCACCAACCAGGATGCTCAAACTCTGTACCAAAAGATTGCATCAAATATCAAACAACTGAAGGAACTGTTTGCTGAGGATGTCATTGCAGACTTCCCTGATGATGAAAAGCTGTCATGGATGCTACTTGTGGATGGATGTTCTCTGCTACAAATCTTGGAAAAGGGAAAACTTGACTATCCAGAAGAAATGAATGTTAAGGTTGACCAACTAGTTCTTGTGTGGCAAGATGTGCTTTTGTTAGAGAACCAGCTTCCCTATCAAGTGCTTAAACTGTTGACTGGCCCCGAGAATGAAGCCATGCTATTAAACATCATGAAGGAGTTTCTTAAGTGTCATCATTTGTCACCAGTTAGACCAAATCACAGAGCAAAGACACAAGACATGGACAAGGATATAACCAAGCAAGAAGACAG AGCATTCACTGAAGAAGGGTGCACAAGTGTGTGTACAAAGAATGAAAGCACCCTGCAAGGAGAACATAGAGTGGAAATACCTCAGGAACCACCTATTCATCTTCTCGATCAGCTTCGCAGAACTGTTATTCATGACCCTCAGAAGAACCACCAAGATCACCGAAAGAAGGACACAAcaagcaagaaaaagaaatgcaagcagaacaaaaaaaatgaagattccGACATTATAACATACAGGAACATAAAGGAGTTGAGAGCAGCAGGGATTAGCCTGAAGAAAAGCAACTCACGCAGGATCAAAGACACCTCTTTCTCTTGTGGCTGGTTGTATGCAGAACTGAAGCTTCCTGAGATCACAGTTGATGACACAACAGCCCCCTCATTTCTCAACTTGATAGCGTACGAGATGTGTCCAGATTTTACGAACAACTATGAGATATGTTCTTTCGTAGCCTTCATAGACTCGCTTATTGACAACCCAGATGATGTGAAGGAGCTGCGAAAAGCAGGGATTCTTCTCAACATGCTTGGGAGTGACGAGGAAGTGGCTAATCTCTTCAATACAATAAGTGCTGATTTGGTGCCCAACATGGAGGGTTATTCACATGTTAGACCCCAAATTGAGAGGCATTATAGGAACAAATGCAAGACGTGGATAGCTCTTGGTTCTCATACCTATTTTAGTAACCCTTGGGCAATCATTGCTTTCCATGCTGCTGTTTTAGCTATTGTTCTAACTTTCATCCAAACTTGGTATGCTATTCACCCTGCTCATGCTGGCTAA